Proteins found in one Micropterus dolomieu isolate WLL.071019.BEF.003 ecotype Adirondacks linkage group LG12, ASM2129224v1, whole genome shotgun sequence genomic segment:
- the LOC123980908 gene encoding PRELI domain-containing protein 1, mitochondrial-like isoform X2, translated as MITARPLLEDGGKCTDMGRHFHSEVDINSPWHQVLAAFWQRYPNPYSAHVLTEDVLYREVTPSNHLLSRRLLTKTNRLPGWAERVFPAHLARAVYVLEDSIVDPQTHTFTTKTWNLNHNTLMTVVERCVFEEDGSRPSWTKLRREAWILSAVCGLARPIQEFGLARFKSNQVKAMKGLEFALSKIQTEATPHLHGDQGESSEKHKPPPPPPTQATPTSSQKPKQFV; from the exons ATGATTACAGCTCGTCCTCTGCTGGAGGACGGAGGGAAGTGCACAG acatgGGGAGGCATTTCCACAGCGAGGTCGACATTAACAGTCCATGGCATCAGGTGCTGGCCGCCTTCTGGCAGCGCTACCCTAACCCATACAG CGCCCACGTCCTCACAGAGGACGTCCTGTACCGCGAGGTCACCCCCAGCAACCACCTGTTATCACGGCGACTGCTGACCAAGACAAACCGGCTGCCGGGCTGGGCGGAGCGTGTGTTCCCCGCTCACTTGGCCCGGGCCGTCTACGTGTTGGAGGACTCCATCGTGGACCCGCAGACGCACACGTTCACCACCAAGACCTGGAACCTGAACCACAACACGCTGATG acGGTGGTGGAGCGCTGTGTGTTTGAGGAGGACGGCAGTCGGCCATCTTGGACCAAACTCAGGAGGGAGGCCTGGATCCTTTCGGCCGTCTGCGGCCTGGCCCGGCCCATACAg GAGTTTGGTCTCGCCCGGTTTAAGAGTAACCAAGTCAAAGCCATGAAGGGGCTGGAGTTCGCGCTGTCCAAGATACAGA CTGAGGCCACCCCTCATCTCCATGGCGACCAGGGTGAGTCATCAGAGAAGCACAAGCCCccgccaccaccaccaacacaaGCCACGCCCACCTCTTCCCAGAAGCCCAAGCAGTTCGTCTGA
- the LOC123980908 gene encoding PRELI domain-containing protein 1, mitochondrial-like isoform X1, producing MGRHFHSEVDINSPWHQVLAAFWQRYPNPYSAHVLTEDVLYREVTPSNHLLSRRLLTKTNRLPGWAERVFPAHLARAVYVLEDSIVDPQTHTFTTKTWNLNHNTLMTVVERCVFEEDGSRPSWTKLRREAWILSAVCGLARPIQEFGLARFKSNQVKAMKGLEFALSKIQTEATPHLHGDQGESSEKHKPPPPPPTQATPTSSQKPKQFV from the exons atgGGGAGGCATTTCCACAGCGAGGTCGACATTAACAGTCCATGGCATCAGGTGCTGGCCGCCTTCTGGCAGCGCTACCCTAACCCATACAG CGCCCACGTCCTCACAGAGGACGTCCTGTACCGCGAGGTCACCCCCAGCAACCACCTGTTATCACGGCGACTGCTGACCAAGACAAACCGGCTGCCGGGCTGGGCGGAGCGTGTGTTCCCCGCTCACTTGGCCCGGGCCGTCTACGTGTTGGAGGACTCCATCGTGGACCCGCAGACGCACACGTTCACCACCAAGACCTGGAACCTGAACCACAACACGCTGATG acGGTGGTGGAGCGCTGTGTGTTTGAGGAGGACGGCAGTCGGCCATCTTGGACCAAACTCAGGAGGGAGGCCTGGATCCTTTCGGCCGTCTGCGGCCTGGCCCGGCCCATACAg GAGTTTGGTCTCGCCCGGTTTAAGAGTAACCAAGTCAAAGCCATGAAGGGGCTGGAGTTCGCGCTGTCCAAGATACAGA CTGAGGCCACCCCTCATCTCCATGGCGACCAGGGTGAGTCATCAGAGAAGCACAAGCCCccgccaccaccaccaacacaaGCCACGCCCACCTCTTCCCAGAAGCCCAAGCAGTTCGTCTGA
- the LOC123979952 gene encoding uncharacterized protein LOC123979952 yields MEVLKEVKKKCGEVIGCRVRGERTYEVTMKDEEGKTKLMNGLRVKGALVHARDIISTDMVVSFINLPVYMEDDKIVSRLNEWGVRQMSPIKRRMWPGTEIADGTRFLKVRFTEEVRSLPYSTKVETLRGTEYFRVIHDRQMRVCRLCIKPGHVFRDCPEFKCFRCKKTCPRLRRKDRGGQDRGAQRIRGTMERLCQNRGEEWMEEERREGSENETAVAQRPTAKRKAVGDRAGGDRNKGPRSGKPLQSGSPWRISAAAGKDVILPCRLTASVDPSPVLVVEWSRVDGPFPVTVHVLRNGEELVKEKAQEYLGRTAIMEDGSLKLLGVQRRDSGTYRCVLLRGSSVEEFVSLTVAEVAEVKISVRRTSANELFVVCESSGWSPEPVVSLLDAGGSVLAAQTESSVRPDDLHSVRALVNVAAVKAALTGSGTVICRVELPEMSLANENKIYISDEFDPFEPGLGCNFVMVFAIVLVAVVIAVMLFAFPVWMIEKLRSSLRSSLRRLTEFSFDLVTQQREGEPDERLLGGTAELLLQWRHSSFYLDFELYHL; encoded by the exons ATGGAAGTTTtgaaggaggtgaagaagaagtgCGGAGAAGTGATCGGCTGCAGAGTGAGAGGTGAGAGGACGTATGAAGTCACAATGAAGGACGAGGAGGGGAAGACGAAGCTGATGAATGGTCTTCGCGTGAAAGGAGCGCTTGTGCATGCCAGGGACATAATCAGCACCGATATGGTGGTGTCCTTCATTAACCTGCCGGTATACATGGAAGACGATAAGATTGTATCACGACTGAATGAGTGGGGAGTGAGGCAGATGTCGCCAATCAAGAGGCGCATGTGGCCGGGGACGGAGATCGCTGACGGAACAAGGTTTTTAAAGGTGCGCTTCACTGAGGAGGTGCGCTCACTCCCGTACTCCACCAAGGTTGAGACTCTCAGAGGCACGGAGTATTTCCGTGTGATCCACGACAGACAGATGCGGGTGTGCAGACTTTGCATAAAACCGGGGCACGTCTTCAGAGATTGCCCCGAATTCAAGTGCTTCAGGTGCAAAAAAACCTGTCCGAGACTGAGGAGGAAAGACCGAGGGGGACAGGACAGAGGTGCTCAGAGAATCAGGGGGACGATGGAGAGACTGTGCCAAAACAGAGGAGAAGAATGGATGGAAGAAGAGAGACGAGAGGGATCTGAGAATGAGACAGCAGTGGCTCAGAGACCGACAGCAAAAAGAAAGGCTGTAGGAGACAGAGCGGGAGGAGACAGGAATAAGGGACCGCGGTCTG GTAAGCCTCTACAGAGCGGCTCACCTTGGCGAATATCTGCAGCTGCTGGCAAAGATGTCATTCTTCCGTGTCGCCTCACCGCATCTGTTGACCCCTCACCTGTCCTGGTGGTAGAGTGGTCCCGGGTAGATGGTCCGTTTCCAGTGACGGTTCATGTTCTCCGCAACGGCGAAGAACTTGTAAAGGAGAAAGCGCAAGAGTACCTCGGGAGGACGGCCATAATGGAGGACGGTTCCCTAAAGTTGCTCGGTGTCCAACGGCGAGACAGCGGCACCTACAG GTGCGTCCTTCTAAGAGGATCGTCTGTGGAGGAGTTTGTCTCGCTCACTGTTG cTGAGGTGGCCGAGGTGAAAATATCTGTCCGTCGCACTTCAGCCAACGAGCTGTTTGTCGTCTGTGAGTCCAGCGGCTGGAGCCCCGAGCCGGTGGTTTCTCTGCTGGACGCCGGCGGAAGCGTCCTGGCTGCTCAGACGGAGTCATCAGTCCGACCAGATGACCTCCACTCCGTCAGGGCGCTCGTTAATGTGGCAGCAGTTAAAG CAGCACTAACAGGAAGTGGTACCGTGATCTGTAGAGTGGAACTACCTGAAATGAGCCTGGCAAACGAGAACAAGATTTATATCTCAG ATGAGTTCGATCCCTTCGAGCCAGGACTTGGTTGTAATTTCGTGATGGTCTTCGCCATCGTGCTGGTTGCCGTCGTCATAGCTGTCATGCTCTTTGCGTTTCCTGTATGGATGATCGAGAAGCTGCGATCTTCACTGCGTTCTTCGCTGCGGCGTCTGACAG aGTTCAGCTTCGATCTGGTCActcagcagagagagggagaaccag ATGAACGGCTTCTTGGAG GAACAGCAGAGCTGCTGCTTCAGTGGAGACACAGCAGCTTCTACCTGGACTTTGAATTGTATCATTTGTAA
- the LOC123980939 gene encoding lysozyme g-like yields the protein MNNYKEDISSVGKILNVHPALIAGIISRQSRAGTKLSANGYGKFNQNCFGLMQISKHYHAVKGNPFSREHLDQGVTFFIQLIKTMKRTKQDWSKEQQLKGALACYIAGEERVIPLSYEEVDSVTPHGDFANDVVARAQWFAHSGF from the exons ATGAACAACTACAAAGAGGACATCAGCAGCGTGGGAAAAAT ACTTAATGTCCATCCGGCCCTGATCGCCGGCATAATCTCCAGACAGTCTCGGGCTGGAACCAAACTGAGCGCCAACGGCTATGGAAAGTTCAACCAAAACTGCTTCGGCCTCatgcag ATCAGTAAGCATTACCACGCGGTGAAAGGAAACCCGTTCAGCAGAGAGCACCTGGACCAGGGAGTCACCTTCTTCATCCAGCTCATCAAGACCATGAAGAGGACGAAGCAGGACTGGAGCAAAGAGCAGCAGCTGAAAG gTGCGTTGGCGTGCTACATCGCAGGTGAGGAGAGGGTCATCCCTTTATCGTACGAGGAGGTGGACAGCGTGACACCTCACGGGGACTTTGCCAATGACGTGGTCGCCAGAGCGCAGTGGTTCGCCCACAGTGGCTTCTAA
- the LOC123979953 gene encoding myelin-oligodendrocyte glycoprotein-like — protein sequence MFNYESVENRLMMPAGFSFLGSWFLHLFISVILPATGKPLQSGSPWRISAAAGKDVILPCRLTASVDPSPVLVVEWSRVDGPFPVTVHVLRNGEELVKEKAPEYLGRTAIMEDGSLKLLGVQRRDSGTYR from the exons ATGTTCAATTATGAAAGTGTGGAAAACCGGCTAATGATGCCAGCTGGATTTAGCTTCCTCGGCAGCTGGTTTCTGCACCTTTTCATCAGCGTCATTCTTCCAGCGACAG GTAAGCCTCTACAGAGCGGCTCACCTTGGCGAATATCTGCAGCTGCTGGCAAAGATGTCATTCTTCCGTGTCGCCTCACCGCATCTGTTGACCCCTCACCTGTCCTGGTGGTAGAGTGGTCCCGGGTAGATGGTCCGTTTCCAGTGACGGTTCATGTTCTCCGCAACGGCGAAGAACTTGTAAAGGAGAAAGCGCCAGAGTACCTCGGGAGGACGGCCATAATGGAGGACGGTTCCCTAAAGTTGCTCGGTGTCCAACGGCGAGACAGCGGCACCTACAGGtaa
- the LOC123980898 gene encoding uncharacterized protein LOC123980898, whose amino-acid sequence MMPAGFSFFGSWFLHFFISVNHPASGKPLQTGSYWRISAVLGKDVILPCHLTTSVDPSRFLAVEWSRVDGVSPLTVHVLRNGKELVKEKAPEYLGRTDIMEDGSLKLLGVKRWDNGTYRCVLLRGSSVEDIFVSLTVAEVAEVKISVRRTSANELFVVCESSGWSPEPVVSLLDAGGSVLAAQTESSVRPDDLHSVRALVNVAAAKALTGNGTVICRVELPEMSLANENKIYITDEFDPFEPGLGCNFVMVFAIVLVAVVTAVMLFAFPVWMIEKLRSSLRSSLRRLTVFSFDLVTQQREGEPDERLLGETYTEYGDITRVETTGASEETASANQLLSRGIEASHQLAESDLNEMNNYKEDISSVGKMLSVHPALIAGLISRQSRAGTKLSANGYGQFDQNCFGLMQINKHYHAVKGNPFSREHLDQGVTFFIQLIKTMKRTKRDWSKEQQLKGALACYIVGEESVIPLTYEEVDRVTPQGDFANDVVARAQWFAHNGF is encoded by the exons GTAAGCCTCTACAGACCGGCTCATATTGGCGAATATCTGCAGTTCTCGGCAAAGATGTCATTCTCCCGTGTCACCTCACCACGTCTGTCGACCCCTCTCGTTTCCTGGCGGTGGAGTGGTCCCGGGTAGATGGTGTGTCCCCACTTACGGTTCATGTTCTCCGCAACGGCAAAGAGCTTGTGAAGGAGAAGGCGCCAGAGTACCTCGGGAGAACGGACATAATGGAGGACGGTTCCCTGAAGTTGCTCGGTGTCAAACGGTGGGACAACGGCACCTACAG GTGTGTCCTTCTGCGAGGATCGTCTGTGGAGGACATATTTGTCTCGCTCACCGTTG CTGAGGTGGCCGAGGTGAAAATATCTGTCCGTCGCACTTCAGCCAACGAGCTGTTTGTCGTCTGTGAGTCCAGCGGCTGGAGCCCCGAGCCGGTGGTTTCTCTGCTGGACGCCGGCGGAAGCGTCCTGGCTGCTCAGACGGAGTCATCAGTCCGACCAGATGACCTCCACTCCGTCAGGGCGCTCGTTAATGTGGCAGCAGCTAAAG CACTAACAGGAAATGGTACCGTGATCTGTAGAGTGGAACTACCTGAAATGAGCCTGGCAAACGAGAACAAGATTTATATCACAG ATGAGTTCGATCCCTTCGAGCCAGGACTTGGTTGTAATTTCGTGATGGTCTTCGCCATCGTGCTGGTTGCCGTCGTCACAGCTGTCATGCTCTTTGCGTTTCCTGTATGGATGATCGAGAAGCTGCGATCTTCACTGCGTTCTTCGCTGCGGCGTCTGACAG tGTTCAGCTTCGATCTGGTCActcagcagagagagggagaaccag ATGAACGGCTTCTTGGAG aGACATACACAG agtaCGGCGACATCACCAGGGTGGAAACAACGGGAGCTTCTGAAGAGACGGCGAGCGCAAACCAGCTGCTCAGCAGAG GTATTGAAGCCTCCCACCAGCTGGCAGAGAGTGACCTGAATGAGATGAACAACTACAAAGAGGACATCAGCAGCGTGGGAAAAAT GCTTAGCGTCCACCCGGCCCTGATCGCCGGCTTAATCTCCAGACAGTCTCGGGCTGGAACCAAACTGAGCGCCAACGGCTATGGACAGTTCGACCAAAACTGCTTCGGCCTCatgcag ATCAATAAGCATTACCACGCGGTGAAAGGAAACCCGTTCAGCAGAGAGCACCTGGACCAGGGAGTCACCTTCTTCATCCAGCTCATCAAGACCATGAAGAGGACGAAGCGGGACTGGAGCAAAGAGCAGCAGCTGAAAG gtGCGTTGGCGTGCTACATCGTAGGTGAGGAGAGCGTCATCCCTTTGACGTACGAGGAGGTGGACAGAGTGACACCTCAAGGGGACTTCGCCAATGACGTGGTCGCCAGAGCGCAGTGGTTCGCCCACAACGGCTTCTAG